The genomic segment CTTGTTAACAATTAGAACGATAATAATCATTTATAAAATCACGAAGCAATAGATATAAAGCAAAATGAAAAAATCAATCGCTCTGCTAATTGGTATTGCATTAATTTTATTAGGTACGTTGACAAGAGGTAATTGGATTATCGGACTGAAATTATTGTGTGCCATATTTCTGGTTATGCTCGTACTTTATTGGAAAATAGCACCCTTTAAGCAACAGCTATTCCCTAAATATCAAAAGGCTTTTGGCATAACAGAAAGAATATTCATGAGATTGCAGAATATCTTAGGCTTTATTCCCAAAATACAAATGGGGCAACGTTTGCAACTTGACACTTCGTTGATTGTATGTATCTTTTTTACGCTTTTGATATTAGTTGTTTTGTGAAAACATTGACTGTATCAACCAAACTGGATAAATCGGAACTAATAATATGGCAAGGAAGAAAATCGTAAGAATACCGGGAGTAAGTTTTTCTTGGAAACGTGCGCTGGGCATAACACAGGCAAAACAGAAATTTGCCCGTCAAACCGGAATACCAACATCCAAGGCTGGATTGGAGCGTAAATTGGGAAAAGCTCTACTTAAAGTCCTATTTGGCAAATAATTATTAATCAATAAGTTTTTCAGTATATGCAACAGAAAAAGCATTACATTGGCTTGACAGATGCAGAAGTCTTGGAGAGCCGTAAAAAGTATGGAGTAAACATCCTTACTCCACCAGAGAAAGAACCGTTATGGAAACAATTTTTGGAGAAGTTCACAGACCCACTTATCATCATCCTGATGATAGCGGGCGTTTTGTCCATTGGAATTTCATTTTACGAGTATTTCGGGCTCAATGAAGGTTTTACTGTGTTCTTTGAACCCATTGGCATTTTTGTGGCAATTTTACTTGCTACCGGGTTGGCTTTCTATTTTGAATTAAAGGCGGATAAGGAGTTTGCCATATTAAACCAAGTGAATGATGACGAACTGGTTGAAGTCATACGAAACTGCAATGCAACTCAAATTCCCAAGAAAGATGTGGTTGTTGGGGATGTTGTCATCATTAATACTGGTGCAGAAGTTCCTGCAGATGGTGAACTGCTGGAATGTGTCAGTCTGAATGTAGATGAATCCACGCTTACGGGAGAACCGATGTGCCATAAGAGCGTTGACGAAAAGGATTTTGACCCAGATGCGACATATCCTACCAATCACGTTCTTAAAGGAACTAAGGTGATGGAGGGGCATGGTATATTCCGTGTGACTGCGGTCGGGGATAAAACAGAAAACGGCAAGGTTTTCGTAGCCGCGCAAATTGATGACAGTGTAAAGACACCACTCAACGAACAATTGGATGGGTTAAGTGACCTGATAACCAAATTAAGCTATGGATTTGCTGCATTAGTAGTTATCGGTCGTTTGTTGATTTACTTTTTGGGAGACAATTCAATGGAATGGGCACATATTACGGCATATGTACTCCAGACGTTAATGATAGCCGTCACTCTAATTGTCGTTGCTGTGCCCGAAGGATTGCCTATGGCTGTAACCTTGAGCCTTGCATATAGTATGCGTAGGATGTTGAAAACTAACAATCTTGTACGCAAGATGCACGCATGTGAAACGATGGGAGCCACAACTGTAATTTGCACGGATAAAACCGGAACACTGACCCAAAATCAGATGAGCGTTGAGGAAGCTCAATTCTACGGTTTGGCTAATCAGGCATTGGGGACAGATGAAACAAGCCGTTTAATAAAAGAGGGCATTGCGCTTAATTCTACGGCATCATTGGATTTAAGTAATCCTGACAAGCCTGTGGTATTGGGCAATCCCACAGAGGGGGCATTGCTTTTATGGCTTAGAAATAATGGCATTGATTACCGCAATCTGAAAGAAGATGCCAATGTAGTGGAAGAATTGCCTTTCTCGACGGAAAGGAAATATATGGCGACAGTTGTTGACTCTGCCCAACTGGAAGGAAAGAAAATCCTCTATGTTAAAGGTGCTCCCGAAATAATCCGCTCCCTTTGCAAGCAAATCGACAAGAATGTGAATATTGCCGATATTGACAGACAACTGACGGACTATCAAAATCGTGCAATGCGTACTTTAGGTTTTGCATACCAAGTATTGAATGACAGTGATATGGCTATCGCAGACGGTAAAGTGGTTGCTGATAACCTTACTTTCATGGGGATTGTTGCCATTGCCGACCCTGTCCGTAAAGATGTTCCAGCAGCCGTGCAAAAGTGTATGGCCGCAGGCATTAATGTAAAAATCGTAACAGGAGATACTCCCGGAACAGCCAAAGAAATAGGGCGGCAAATCGGATTATGGACTAAAAAGGATAGTGACAGTGCAATAATAACAGGAGCGGAGTTTGAGAAACTTTCAGATGACGAACTTGATAAGAAAGTGCTTGGATTGAAGATTATCGCTCGTGCCCGTCCATTGGATAAGAAACGTCTGGTTGAATCCTTACAAAGAAACAATCAAGTGGTAGCAGTAACAGGTGACGGTACGAATGATGCTCCTGCACTCAAGGCGGCTCATGTGGGCTTGTCAATGGGTGACGGCACTTCCGTAGCCAAAGAAGCCTCGGACATTACCATTATAGATAATTCATTCAGCAGTATTTGTCGTGCAGTAATGTGGGGGCGTTCGCTTTATCAAAACATTCAGCGTTTTTTATTGTTCCAACTCACGGTCAATGTGGCTGCATGTTTTATCGTGTTGGTGGGTGCATTCATGGGAACAGAATCTCCGTTGACCGTGACGCAAATGCTGTGGGTGAACTTGATAATGGATACATTCGGTGCTATGGCTCTTGCCTCATTACCACCTTCACAATCTGTAATGAAAGACAAACCTCGTGACCGTAAAGCCTTCATCCTTACCAAACCTATGATGAAAGACATTCTCGGTGTTGGCGGATTTTTCTTCTTGCTGCTTGTTGTGTTCCTTTATATATTCCAGCACACTGAAATCACGCAAATGACAGACCTGTTGCATTGCAAGCTCGGTGAAGCCAATGGATTGTCACCATACGAACAGACTCTATTGTTTTCAATTTTTGTGTGGACGCACCTTTGGTATATGTTCAATACCCGTTCATTTGAAACAGGAAAAAGTTTCTTCCAACTTAAGATGAGCAAAGAGTTCTTTACTATTGTCGCTATTATTTTCATTGGGCAGATAGTGATAGTTGAAGTCCTTTATGATTTCTTTAACTGTACTCCAATGAAACTTATAGACTGGGTGATAATAGTGGTTCTTTCCTCACTGGTTCTTTGGGCAAGAGAGTTATGGCACTTACTAACCAAAAGGGGATAAATTGCTTTTCAAGAAAACAAGTAAAGAGGATGTGGGGTATAAACCTATATCCTCTTTTTCAATATATACAGGTTGCCCGACTTCGGAGGAGCAGCCCGGCGGCAAGGCTTTCGGGAGTAACCCGAAAGGTTTCGAGTAACTCGAAACATACCTTGCTGCTGCCACTTTTCGGCAGTAACCGAAAAGCCTTCGGGTAACTCGAAGGACACCTTGCTGTGCTTTTGAGAGCACAAGAAATCCGTCAGCAAACGGATTTGAATTAGTGCTGTTATTTCGGATTTCAAAGCATCGTTTCCCGATGCCCAAGCTGCCCAAAAGAAGAAAGGAAATGAGGGTATAAGAGGGCATAAGAGAGTGGTTATATCCGCATGAATGCTTGCAAGCCAGACTGCGTGTGGGTTCTCGTGAATGCAAACACGTGCGGACATACACACACTGGCCTGCAAGCCTGCCCGCACTCCGACCTGCCAGCCATCCTGCTTGCCTGCCGACCGGTCTGCCTGCGTGCCTGCCTGCCGGCACACAGACAAGCGCGCAGGCAGGCTATTCGCAAACGATTAGGCTCAAATACAATGTGGAAACGGTATTGAATTAAAAGTAGGACAGTGCTACTGATTTTCATCAGCAAGATGTGCAACAAATGTACAATAATGACAAGATGTTTGATTTACTCTATTTTTCAGAGGAATAACTTTGGCAATAAGGAAGAAAAACACTACTTTTGCAAATGAGAAAAGCGTTCTTATGATTAGTGCAGAACATAGCAGAATATAGAAGCCTGCTGGTTTCCAAGTCGTTACCTGTCAAGCTGACAATCTTTGTAAGTCCCTTGTTTTCAATGAGTAAGAGAAAGTAATATGTCTTGAGCAATGAAAGGTCATGTCGAAGCCGTATGTCCATCCCAGTTCTCTGGTGAGCTTGATGAGATACCCCCGGCAATAGAGGTTGAAAATCCTGTCACTTTTACGCTCGTGGCGGTATTTCTCGATGATCTGCAACGGCACGTTCAGCAGGCGGATGGCCGAGGGCGTTTCGGTCTTCTGGCGCCGGATGTGTATCCAGTACGTTCCGTCGTCCGACTGCGTGATGTCTTTTTCGGACAAGCGTTTCAGGTCGGCGTAGGACAACCCCGTGAAGGTAGCGAAGAGAAACCAGTCCCGCACCCGCTGGAGGTTGGGTTTATCGACGGGAGTTTCCATCAGCTTTTTGAGGTCTTCGAGTTTCAAATGGCGGCTCTTGCGCCGGGGCAGTTCCGGGTGCAGCTTCCCGTAAGGGTCGCGCCGGAGTGTACCCTGACTGACAGCCCGCTTGGTCATTTTCTTCAACCGGTAAAGATGCTCGTGTACTGTCTTGGGTTTCATTTCACGATCTGTACGCAGGAATATTTCAAAATCATCGTAGAACTCCCGGTCAAGGCTCCGCAACGCTACATCCTCCTTTTCCTTCCTTTTTTTCACGAAGGAGGCTAAAATATTATAGGAGTTCTCGTAACTTTCATAGGTTTCTTCCTTGCGATCCACGCCGACACGCTTGCGGAACTCCTCGTTATGCTCGCGGAACAAGGCAAGGAGGGTGAACGGTTTCTGCCCGATTCCTTCCACGGCGTTTTTGACCAGCTCGGCCGTCACGAAACCGAGGCTTTTACGAATATGACGGTAAT from the Bacteroides eggerthii genome contains:
- a CDS encoding calcium-translocating P-type ATPase, PMCA-type; amino-acid sequence: MQQKKHYIGLTDAEVLESRKKYGVNILTPPEKEPLWKQFLEKFTDPLIIILMIAGVLSIGISFYEYFGLNEGFTVFFEPIGIFVAILLATGLAFYFELKADKEFAILNQVNDDELVEVIRNCNATQIPKKDVVVGDVVIINTGAEVPADGELLECVSLNVDESTLTGEPMCHKSVDEKDFDPDATYPTNHVLKGTKVMEGHGIFRVTAVGDKTENGKVFVAAQIDDSVKTPLNEQLDGLSDLITKLSYGFAALVVIGRLLIYFLGDNSMEWAHITAYVLQTLMIAVTLIVVAVPEGLPMAVTLSLAYSMRRMLKTNNLVRKMHACETMGATTVICTDKTGTLTQNQMSVEEAQFYGLANQALGTDETSRLIKEGIALNSTASLDLSNPDKPVVLGNPTEGALLLWLRNNGIDYRNLKEDANVVEELPFSTERKYMATVVDSAQLEGKKILYVKGAPEIIRSLCKQIDKNVNIADIDRQLTDYQNRAMRTLGFAYQVLNDSDMAIADGKVVADNLTFMGIVAIADPVRKDVPAAVQKCMAAGINVKIVTGDTPGTAKEIGRQIGLWTKKDSDSAIITGAEFEKLSDDELDKKVLGLKIIARARPLDKKRLVESLQRNNQVVAVTGDGTNDAPALKAAHVGLSMGDGTSVAKEASDITIIDNSFSSICRAVMWGRSLYQNIQRFLLFQLTVNVAACFIVLVGAFMGTESPLTVTQMLWVNLIMDTFGAMALASLPPSQSVMKDKPRDRKAFILTKPMMKDILGVGGFFFLLLVVFLYIFQHTEITQMTDLLHCKLGEANGLSPYEQTLLFSIFVWTHLWYMFNTRSFETGKSFFQLKMSKEFFTIVAIIFIGQIVIVEVLYDFFNCTPMKLIDWVIIVVLSSLVLWARELWHLLTKRG